A single Anopheles arabiensis isolate DONGOLA chromosome 2, AaraD3, whole genome shotgun sequence DNA region contains:
- the LOC120893852 gene encoding mitochondrial import inner membrane translocase subunit Tim22, producing MATLLPKPVDPEEAAAKQNSATKTEGIFFPGSDLDEVAKHFIGNTHRYRENIIIPKMYGVVQIKTNEEKLVEAAFESCAFKSFMSCVLGYGLGAAIGLFSSSVNPSIADPMAGDKQQTAREIFREMRAATHSYGKNFAVIGAVFAAVECAIESKRGVSDWKNGTYAGAVTGGLIGLRAGVKAGIIGAAGFAAFSTVIDYYMRHR from the exons ATGGCCACCCTTTTACCGAAGCCCGTCGATCCGGAGGAGGCGGCGGCCAAGCAGAACAGCGCCACCAAAACGGAGGGCATATTTTTCCCCGGCTCCGATCTGGACGAGGTGGCCAAACATTTCATCGGTAACACTCACCG CTATCGGGAAAACATCATCATACCGAAAATGTACGGCGTGGTGCAGATAAAAACCAACGAGGAAAAGCTGGTGGAAGCCGCCTTCGAGAGCTGTGCGTTCAAATCGTTCATGAGCTGCGTGCTCGGGTACGGGTTGGGCGCGGCCATCGGGCTGTTCAGCTCGTCCGTCAATCCGAGCATTGCCGATCCGATGGCGGGCGATAAGCAGCAGACGGCGAGGGAAATTTTCCGCGAAATGCGGGCAGCGACGCACTCGTACGGCAAAAACTTTGCCGTCATCGGGGCCGTGTTTGCGGCGGTTGAGTGCGCCATCGAGTCG AAACGTGGCGTTTCCGACTGGAAGAATGGTACCTACGCCGGAGCGGTGACGGGAGGATTGATTGGCCTAAGAG cgGGAGTCAAGGCTGGAATTATTGGAGCAGCGGGTTTTGCTGCGTTCTCCACGGTCATAGATTACTACATGCGACACAGATAA
- the LOC120893849 gene encoding probable ATP-dependent RNA helicase DDX28 encodes MAKLARVCLSLRARFSTQVRPLAAVPGQGPVPVVTCKRQQFNLYQHELPASPERIKFGELPLASDGWRHRRSNGDYFIIHPVQRAYEAYGLSNLTFPELGISEPLVENLKQQHVLSPTHFQVEGIRAMLDGSHLLLAAETGCGKTYTYLVPVVEQILRRRLHERQRDFNTPLMLIITPGRELAQQIGAVAARLTDGTGIKTRIVLGGRTKQQMLNPSFEDIDILVASFGAISKLITSGIYRMEEVRYVVLDEADTLLDDSFNSKLLHLMKRFPFHKNHLQDLGEGIHGTQLILAAATMPSNMEELLARLVNVETIEQVLSPNLHRLMGHVTQRFMRVRKSDRPQILLDLVRKDAKRNVPTIIFSNKTPACDFVSMHLNGHGLPCVNLNGDMILKLRLGQFEKFQQAEVNVLSTTDVASRGLNTIRAAHVINFDFPLYTADYIHRVGRIGRIGSRNDCLATNLISSQAEIGAVQRLEHAARTTNVLRNVDANVKGIIRRRMQKLSGMPNEGDILTVGNQKE; translated from the coding sequence ATGGCAAAGTTAGCGCGCGTGTGCCTTTCGCTGCGGGCCCGCTTCTCCACCCAGGTGCGACCGTTGGCGGCCGTCCCGGGCCAGGGACCGGTGCCCGTGGTAACGTGCAAACGGCAGCAGTTCAACCTCTACCAGCACGAACTGCCCGCCAGCCCGGAACGGATCAAGTTTGGCGAACTGCCGCTCGCCTCCGACGGCTGGCGGCACCGACGCTCCAATGGCGATTACTTCATCATCCACCCGGTGCAGCGGGCGTACGAGGCGTACGGGCTGAGCAACCTTACCTTCCCGGAGCTGGGCATTAGCGAACCGTTGGTGGAAAACCTGAAACAGCAGCACGTCCTGTCGCCCACCCACTTTCAGGTGGAGGGCATACGGGCCATGCTGGACGGGAGCCATCTGCTGCTGGCCGCTGAGACGGGATGCGGCAAAACCTACACCTACCTGGTGCCGGTGGTGGAACAGATTCTGCGCCGCCGGTTGCACGAAAGGCAGCGCGATTTCAACACACCCCTGATGCTGATCATTACGCCCGGTCGCGAGCTTGCGCAGCAGATAGGGGCCGTGGCGGCGAGGCTTACGGATGGCACCGGTATCAAGACGCGGATAGTGCTCGGTGGCCGCACCAAGCAACAGATGCTGAATCCATCGTTCGAGGACATCGACATACTGGTGGCGAGCTTCGGCGCAATCAGCAAGCTAATCACGAGCGGCATCTACCGCATGGAGGAGGTCCGGTACGTGGTGCTGGACGAAGCGGACACGCTGCTGGACGACAGCTTCAACAGCAAGCTGTTGCACCTGATGAAGCGCTTCCCCTTTCACAAAAACCATCTGCAGGATCTCGGCGAGGGCATTCACGGTACGCAACTGATACTGGCCGCGGCCACCATGCCCTCCAACATGGAGGAGCTGCTGGCGAGGCTGGTCAACGTGGAAACGATCGAGCAGGTGCTGAGCCCGAACCTGCACCGTCTAATGGGGCACGTTACGCAGCGCTTCATGCGCGTACGCAAATCCGACCGGCCGCAGATACTGCTCGATCTGGTGCGCAAGGACGCGAAGCGCAATGTGCCGACGATCATTTTCAGCAACAAAACGCCCGCCTGCGACTTTGTGTCGATGCACCTGAACGGGCACGGGCTGCCGTGCGTCAACCTGAACGGTGACATGATACTGAAGCTGCGGTTGGGCCAGTTCGAGAAGTTTCAGCAGGCCGAGGTGAACGTTCTGTCCACGACGGATGTGGCGAGCCGCGGGTTAAACACGATCCGTGCGGCACACGTGATCAACTTTGACTTTCCACTGTACACGGCGGACTACATTCATCGGGTTGGGCGCATCGGGCGCATCGGCAGCAGGAACGATTGTTTGGCGACGAATTTGATCTCGAGCCAGGCTGAGATTGGAGCTGTGCAGCGGCTGGAGCATGCAGCAAGGACAACGAACGTGCTGCGGAATGTGGATGCAAATGTGAAGGGTATTATACGGAGGAGAATGCAGAAACTGAGCGGAATGCCCAACGAAGGGGACATACTTACTGTAGGCAACCAGAAGGAATAA
- the LOC120893850 gene encoding protein NipSnap yields MSLASLRHARAVLPQPVRTLATSSALSKDESSWLSKLMVRKIEPTKNSHSRMLSDKFDIYELHTHNVRPDSVGKYLENYKNTVQIVQSKGNLSMELIGSWNVEVGDLDQCLHLWRYTGGFEMVDQAKRELSSDKSYVQLMQERGTFLRSRHLQYLLAFSYWPQLQLREGKNIYEIRSYRLKPGTMIEWGNNWARAINHRQNNNEAFAGYFSQIGRLYNVHHIWCYKDLQGRKETRESAWRSPGWDECVAYTVPLIREMHCRILAPTEFSPTQ; encoded by the exons ATGTCCTTAGCATCTCTACGTCACGCACGGGCCGTTCTGCCGCAGCCGGTTAG GACACTGGCGACGAGCAGCGCCCTGAGCAAGGACGAATCGTCATGGCTGAGCAAGCTGATGGTTCGCAAGATCGAGCCGACGAAAAACTCCCACAGCCGGATGCTGAGCGACAAGTTCGACATCTACGAGCTGCACACGCACAATGTCCGCCCGGATTCGGTCGGAAAGTATCTGGAAAATTA CAAAAACACGGTCCAAATCGTACAATCCAAGGGGAACCTGTCGATGGAGCTGATAGGCTCGTGGAACGTGGAGGTGGGCGATCTGGACCAATGTCTGCACCTGTGGCGCTATACCGGCGGCTTCGAAATGGTGGACCAAGCGAAGCGAGAGCTCAGCAGCGATAAG AGCTACGTGCAGTTGATGCAGGAACGGGGCACCTTTCTGCGGTCCCGGCATTTGCAGTACCTGCTAGCATTTAGCTACtggccgcagctgcagctgcgcgAGGGCAAAAACATCTACGAAATCCGTTCCTACCGGCTGAAGCCGGGCACGATGATCGAGTGGGGCAACAATTGGGCCCGGGCGATCAACCACCGCCAGAACAACAACGAAGCGTTCGCGGGCTACTTTTCGCAGATCGGGCGCCTCTACAACGTGCACCACATTTGGT GCTACAAGGATTTGCAGGGACGAAAGGAAACGCGCGAATCGGCCTGGCGATCGCCCGGCTGGGACGAATGCGTCGCCTACACTGTGCCACTGATCCGCGAAATGCACTGCCGCATCCTAGCCCCGACCGAGTTTTCACCGACCCAGTAG
- the LOC120893846 gene encoding serine/threonine-protein kinase Tao isoform X1, translating into MRPGSLKDPEIAELFNKHDPEKIFEDLREIGHGSFGAVYYAKCNLTPEIVAIKKMSYMGKQSMEKWQDILKEIRFLRQLNHPNTIEYKGCYLHENTAWLVMEYCVGSASDIIEVHKRPLKEDEISAICDGVLRGLSYLHSLGRIHRDIKAGNILLTEQGIVKLADFGSAAIKCPANSFVGTPYWMAPEVILAMDEGQYDGKVDVWSLGITCIELAERKPPYFNMNAMSALYHIAQNDAPSLQAQEWSDMFRNFVDFCLKKSPIDRPTSTQLLKHTLVTRARSPNVLIDLIARTKAAVRELDNLNYRKMKKILMVDCETESNIGDAEDTPDEQIGGDSSKSNSITSEHSLPSVDQQQQQQLHQQHGVGSGLMRNSSRSRPANAMSAMHNNSAGGNARDSMLSNVMMAGISGGSGSGSGMMMASGMGGGGSVGMGTSGMQSAGAAGGQANMGASMGYHHHNSSSPVVSAHHHPQHNHNHVSQVAANAVAEHGANNFATIRTTSIVTKQQKEHMQEEMHEQMSGYKRMRREHQAALVKLEEKCKVEMEQHKSALDKEYDLLLHNFTRELDKQSAKHQQEIVRRVKQNDTAEKKLHKEIATRQEGDRKAFEIHRKKEYKANKERWKRELSMDDTTPKRQRDATLQTQKDNLKLAEAQEEQRLLRVQKTYIELEMRKFRRKKMGLLHDLEDQLLRDELSKKQQQLEQAHAMLIKHHEKTQDLEYRQQKSVHALREEQISKQHESELRNQNEYMDRAERELLRRHALELKQQPKSLKQKELQIRKQFRETCKTQTIQYKALKRQILQTTPKEDQKAVIKQLKEEQHRKLTLLGDQYEQSIADMLQKQSLRLDESQEVECHQLKDRLQYELDILTAYQSKNRMQAQAQRDRERKELEDRVSVRRALLESKMETELQQFNQERAERIRQLKEKHDKQLEAFDEESARMGFSALALAEASKETYPDEEASLSGSMLSLAHSNSSTSFPAGSL; encoded by the exons ATGAGGCCCGGAAGCCTGAAAGACCCCGAGATAGCGGAACTGTTCAACAAACATGATCCGGAAAAGATATTCGAAGATTTGCGCGAGATCGGGCACGGCTCGTTCGGTGCGGTGTACTACGCGAAATGCAACCTTACGCCCGAGATCGTCGCGATCAAGAAGATGTCCTACATGGGCAAGCAGAGCATGGAGAAATGGCAGGATATCCTGAAGGAGATCCGGTTCCTGCGGCAGCTCAACCATCCGAACACGATCGAGTACAAGGGCTGCTATCTGCACGAAAACACGGCCTGGCTGGTGATGGAGTACTGTGTCGGGTCGGCCTcggacatcatcgaggtgcaCAAGCGCCCGCTCAAGGAGGACGAAATCTCGGCCATCTGTGACGGCGTGCTGCGCGGGTTAAGCTATCTGCACAGTCTCGGACGCATTCACCG GGACATCAAAGCGGGCAACATTCTGCTCACCGAGCAGGGTATCGTGAAGCTGGCCGATTTCGGCAGCGCTGCTATCAAGTGCCCGGCCAACAGCTTCGTCGGTACGCCCTACTGGATGGCACCGGAAGTGATACTGGCGATGGACGAGGGCCAATACGATGGCAAGGTGGACGTGTGGTCGCTCGGCATCACCTGTATCGAGCTGGCCGAACGGAAGCCGCCGTACTTCAACATGAACGCCATGTCGGCGCTGTACCACATCGCGCAGAACGATGCACCGTCGCTGCAGGCGCAGGAGTGGTCGGACATGTTTCGGAACTTTGTCGACTTTTGTCTGAAAAAGTCACCGATCGATCGGCCGACGTCGACGCAGCTGCTGAAGCACACGTTGGTCACCAGGGCACGATCGCCGAACGTGCTAATTGATTTGATCGCCAG AACGAAGGCCGCTGTACGAGAGCTGGACAATCTGAACTACAGAAAGATGAAGAAAATCTTGATGGTGGACTGTGAGACGGAGAGCAACATAGGCGACGCGGAGGATACGCCCGACGAGCAGATCGGAGGCGACAGTAGCAAGAGCAACAGCATTACCTCCGAACACTCACTGCCATCGgtggatcagcagcagcagcagcagctgcaccagcagcacggcGTCGGCAGCGGTTTGATGCGAAACTCGTCCCGATCCCGGCCCGCCAATGCGATGTCGGCGATGCATAACAACTCGGCCGGCGGCAACGCCCGGGACAGCATGCTGTCGAACGTGATGATGGCCGGCAtcagcggtggcagcggttcGGGCAGCGGCATGATGATGGCGAGCGGTATGGGCGGGGGCGGCAGCGTCGGCATGGGCACGAGCGGTATGCAGAGTGCGGGTGCGGCCGGTGGACAGGCGAACATGGGCGCTAGCATGGGCTACCACCATCACAACTCCTCTAGTCCGGTTGTGTCGGCCCACCATCACCCGCAGCACAATCACAACCACGTGTCGCAGGTGGCGGCCAATGCCGTGGCAGAACACGGTGCCAACAATTTCGCCACCATCCGCACGACCAGTATTGTGACGAAGCAGCAGAAGGAGCACATGCAG GAGGAAATGCACGAGCAAATGTCGGGCTACAAGCGTATGCGACGGGAGCACCAGGCCGCACTGGTGAAGCTGGAGGAGAAGTGCAAGGTGGAGATGGAGCAGCACAAGTCCGCCCTGGACAAGGAGTACGATCTGTTGCTGCATAATTTTACACGGGAGCTAGACAAACAATCT GCAAAACATCAGCAGGAAATTGTGCGAAGGGTTAAGCAGAATGACACGGCAGAGAAGAAGCTGCACAAGGAAATAGCGACCAGACAGGAGGGCGATCGGAAGGCGTTCGAAATCCATCGAAAGAAGGAGTACAAGGCGAACAAGGAGCGCTGGAAGCGGGAGCTGTCTATGGATGACACGACGCCCAAGCGTCAGCGCGATGCAACCTTGCA AACGCAAAAGGACAACCTCAAGCTGGCGGAAGCACAGGAGGAACAGCGATTGCTGCGGGTACAGAAGACGTACATCGAGCTGGAGATGCGAAAGTTCCGCAGGAAAAAGATGGGCCTCCTGCACGACCTCGAGGATCAACTGTTACGAGAC GAGCTCAgtaagaagcagcagcaactagaGCAAGCTCATGCCATGCTTATTAAACACCACGAAAAAACACAAGATCTCGAGTACCGCCAGCAGAAGAGCGTACATGCACTCAGAGAGGAGCAG ATATCAAAGCAGCATGAAAGCGAGCTGCGAAACCAAAATGAGTACATGGACCGGGCCGAGCGAGAGTTGTTACGAAGACACGCACTCGAATTGAAACAGCAACCAAAGAGCCTGAAG caaaaagaacTCCAGATTAGGAAACAGTTTCGTGAAACgtgtaaaacacaaacaatccaGTACAAGGCACTGAAGCGGCAGATACTGCAGACAACACCTAAGGAAGATCAAAAGGCTGTGATAAAGCAACTAAAGGAAGAGCAACATCGTAAGTTAACACTACTGGGCGATCAG TACGAACAAAGTATTGCCGACATGCTGCAGAAGCAGAGCCTTCGTTTGGACGAAAGCCAGGAAGTGGAGTGCCACCAGCTGAAGGACCGGCTCCAGTACGAGCTGGACATACTGACCGCCTACCAGAGCAAAAATCGCATGCAGGCGCAAGCGCAGCGCGACCGCGAGCGCAAGGAGCTGGAGGACCGTGTCAGTGTGCGACGGGCACTGCTGGAGAGCAAG ATGGAAACGGAACTGCAGCAGTTCAATCAGGAGCGTGCCGAACGAATCCGCCAGCTGAAGGAGAAGCACGACAAGCAGCTTGAGGCATTTGATGAAGAGTCAGCCCGCATGGGCTTCAG TGCACTGGCCTTAGCGGAAGCATCGAAGGAGACGTACCCGGACGAGGAGGCCAGCCTGTCCGGGTCGATGCTGAGCCTGGCGCACAGTAACAGTTCCACCAGCTTCCCGGCTGGATCTCTATAG
- the LOC120893846 gene encoding serine/threonine-protein kinase Tao isoform X2, producing the protein MRPGSLKDPEIAELFNKHDPEKIFEDLREIGHGSFGAVYYAKCNLTPEIVAIKKMSYMGKQSMEKWQDILKEIRFLRQLNHPNTIEYKGCYLHENTAWLVMEYCVGSASDIIEVHKRPLKEDEISAICDGVLRGLSYLHSLGRIHRDIKAGNILLTEQGIVKLADFGSAAIKCPANSFVGTPYWMAPEVILAMDEGQYDGKVDVWSLGITCIELAERKPPYFNMNAMSALYHIAQNDAPSLQAQEWSDMFRNFVDFCLKKSPIDRPTSTQLLKHTLVTRARSPNVLIDLIARTKAAVRELDNLNYRKMKKILMVDCETESNIGDAEDTPDEQIGGDSSKSNSITSEHSLPSVDQQQQQQLHQQHGVGSGLMRNSSRSRPANAMSAMHNNSAGGNARDSMLSNVMMAGISGGSGSGSGMMMASGMGGGGSVGMGTSGMQSAGAAGGQANMGASMGYHHHNSSSPVVSAHHHPQHNHNHVSQVAANAVAEHGANNFATIRTTSIVTKQQKEHMQEMHEQMSGYKRMRREHQAALVKLEEKCKVEMEQHKSALDKEYDLLLHNFTRELDKQSAKHQQEIVRRVKQNDTAEKKLHKEIATRQEGDRKAFEIHRKKEYKANKERWKRELSMDDTTPKRQRDATLQTQKDNLKLAEAQEEQRLLRVQKTYIELEMRKFRRKKMGLLHDLEDQLLRDELSKKQQQLEQAHAMLIKHHEKTQDLEYRQQKSVHALREEQISKQHESELRNQNEYMDRAERELLRRHALELKQQPKSLKQKELQIRKQFRETCKTQTIQYKALKRQILQTTPKEDQKAVIKQLKEEQHRKLTLLGDQYEQSIADMLQKQSLRLDESQEVECHQLKDRLQYELDILTAYQSKNRMQAQAQRDRERKELEDRVSVRRALLESKMETELQQFNQERAERIRQLKEKHDKQLEAFDEESARMGFSALALAEASKETYPDEEASLSGSMLSLAHSNSSTSFPAGSL; encoded by the exons ATGAGGCCCGGAAGCCTGAAAGACCCCGAGATAGCGGAACTGTTCAACAAACATGATCCGGAAAAGATATTCGAAGATTTGCGCGAGATCGGGCACGGCTCGTTCGGTGCGGTGTACTACGCGAAATGCAACCTTACGCCCGAGATCGTCGCGATCAAGAAGATGTCCTACATGGGCAAGCAGAGCATGGAGAAATGGCAGGATATCCTGAAGGAGATCCGGTTCCTGCGGCAGCTCAACCATCCGAACACGATCGAGTACAAGGGCTGCTATCTGCACGAAAACACGGCCTGGCTGGTGATGGAGTACTGTGTCGGGTCGGCCTcggacatcatcgaggtgcaCAAGCGCCCGCTCAAGGAGGACGAAATCTCGGCCATCTGTGACGGCGTGCTGCGCGGGTTAAGCTATCTGCACAGTCTCGGACGCATTCACCG GGACATCAAAGCGGGCAACATTCTGCTCACCGAGCAGGGTATCGTGAAGCTGGCCGATTTCGGCAGCGCTGCTATCAAGTGCCCGGCCAACAGCTTCGTCGGTACGCCCTACTGGATGGCACCGGAAGTGATACTGGCGATGGACGAGGGCCAATACGATGGCAAGGTGGACGTGTGGTCGCTCGGCATCACCTGTATCGAGCTGGCCGAACGGAAGCCGCCGTACTTCAACATGAACGCCATGTCGGCGCTGTACCACATCGCGCAGAACGATGCACCGTCGCTGCAGGCGCAGGAGTGGTCGGACATGTTTCGGAACTTTGTCGACTTTTGTCTGAAAAAGTCACCGATCGATCGGCCGACGTCGACGCAGCTGCTGAAGCACACGTTGGTCACCAGGGCACGATCGCCGAACGTGCTAATTGATTTGATCGCCAG AACGAAGGCCGCTGTACGAGAGCTGGACAATCTGAACTACAGAAAGATGAAGAAAATCTTGATGGTGGACTGTGAGACGGAGAGCAACATAGGCGACGCGGAGGATACGCCCGACGAGCAGATCGGAGGCGACAGTAGCAAGAGCAACAGCATTACCTCCGAACACTCACTGCCATCGgtggatcagcagcagcagcagcagctgcaccagcagcacggcGTCGGCAGCGGTTTGATGCGAAACTCGTCCCGATCCCGGCCCGCCAATGCGATGTCGGCGATGCATAACAACTCGGCCGGCGGCAACGCCCGGGACAGCATGCTGTCGAACGTGATGATGGCCGGCAtcagcggtggcagcggttcGGGCAGCGGCATGATGATGGCGAGCGGTATGGGCGGGGGCGGCAGCGTCGGCATGGGCACGAGCGGTATGCAGAGTGCGGGTGCGGCCGGTGGACAGGCGAACATGGGCGCTAGCATGGGCTACCACCATCACAACTCCTCTAGTCCGGTTGTGTCGGCCCACCATCACCCGCAGCACAATCACAACCACGTGTCGCAGGTGGCGGCCAATGCCGTGGCAGAACACGGTGCCAACAATTTCGCCACCATCCGCACGACCAGTATTGTGACGAAGCAGCAGAAGGAGCACATGCAG GAAATGCACGAGCAAATGTCGGGCTACAAGCGTATGCGACGGGAGCACCAGGCCGCACTGGTGAAGCTGGAGGAGAAGTGCAAGGTGGAGATGGAGCAGCACAAGTCCGCCCTGGACAAGGAGTACGATCTGTTGCTGCATAATTTTACACGGGAGCTAGACAAACAATCT GCAAAACATCAGCAGGAAATTGTGCGAAGGGTTAAGCAGAATGACACGGCAGAGAAGAAGCTGCACAAGGAAATAGCGACCAGACAGGAGGGCGATCGGAAGGCGTTCGAAATCCATCGAAAGAAGGAGTACAAGGCGAACAAGGAGCGCTGGAAGCGGGAGCTGTCTATGGATGACACGACGCCCAAGCGTCAGCGCGATGCAACCTTGCA AACGCAAAAGGACAACCTCAAGCTGGCGGAAGCACAGGAGGAACAGCGATTGCTGCGGGTACAGAAGACGTACATCGAGCTGGAGATGCGAAAGTTCCGCAGGAAAAAGATGGGCCTCCTGCACGACCTCGAGGATCAACTGTTACGAGAC GAGCTCAgtaagaagcagcagcaactagaGCAAGCTCATGCCATGCTTATTAAACACCACGAAAAAACACAAGATCTCGAGTACCGCCAGCAGAAGAGCGTACATGCACTCAGAGAGGAGCAG ATATCAAAGCAGCATGAAAGCGAGCTGCGAAACCAAAATGAGTACATGGACCGGGCCGAGCGAGAGTTGTTACGAAGACACGCACTCGAATTGAAACAGCAACCAAAGAGCCTGAAG caaaaagaacTCCAGATTAGGAAACAGTTTCGTGAAACgtgtaaaacacaaacaatccaGTACAAGGCACTGAAGCGGCAGATACTGCAGACAACACCTAAGGAAGATCAAAAGGCTGTGATAAAGCAACTAAAGGAAGAGCAACATCGTAAGTTAACACTACTGGGCGATCAG TACGAACAAAGTATTGCCGACATGCTGCAGAAGCAGAGCCTTCGTTTGGACGAAAGCCAGGAAGTGGAGTGCCACCAGCTGAAGGACCGGCTCCAGTACGAGCTGGACATACTGACCGCCTACCAGAGCAAAAATCGCATGCAGGCGCAAGCGCAGCGCGACCGCGAGCGCAAGGAGCTGGAGGACCGTGTCAGTGTGCGACGGGCACTGCTGGAGAGCAAG ATGGAAACGGAACTGCAGCAGTTCAATCAGGAGCGTGCCGAACGAATCCGCCAGCTGAAGGAGAAGCACGACAAGCAGCTTGAGGCATTTGATGAAGAGTCAGCCCGCATGGGCTTCAG TGCACTGGCCTTAGCGGAAGCATCGAAGGAGACGTACCCGGACGAGGAGGCCAGCCTGTCCGGGTCGATGCTGAGCCTGGCGCACAGTAACAGTTCCACCAGCTTCCCGGCTGGATCTCTATAG
- the LOC120893848 gene encoding vacuolar protein sorting-associated protein 33A gives MVMNMYSHLSGGRANVQLLQEAAVREFVKILDRCEGTKAIIWDESLGGPVGLVARYTFLKEHHVTKMYPLRSEAWTDIDVKNIIFITRPHQTLMDYIANNIHEEERKRKVSRKEYFLYFLPKKSFLCEKRLQIKGVHGSLSYIGEFRCEFFPFDNDLLSMELKDAYKEIYLEGDTSSLHQSACALVALQKLYGRIPKVYGIGGYAQRVWEMTKALTEEDGHVMNSEKGVIDQMIILDRSTDLMSVLATQLTYEGLIDEIFGINNTTVNLPAEKFNTGEGLSTDRNTEKSQFILNSKEQLYAELRDKNFNAVGAVLSRMAKSIRSRANENHGEKSIQELKKFVESLPHIKSNEQSLATHTTIAELVQDVISSHAFLDVLGCEQEFLLCSDVDKPNSFIEDMIAKEAPLRSVLRLICMQSIAGTGLKPKVLDYYKRELVQVYGLKTLLTLGNLEKAGLLRQQTGSRTYHVLRKTLNLTAETPEEVSPKDITYVHSIYAPLSVRIIEQHLKPNGWQLLTEKLSSLPGPTFEDFQASPSLSSRRGSFTSELSQSDIPRVIVVFFVGGCTFAEISALRFLAQQDDNNVEFLICTTKLINKNTFLDSFIEN, from the exons ATGGTAATGAACATGTATTCCCATCTTTCGGGAGGTCGGGCTAACGTACAGCTGCTGCAGGAAGCAGCCGTGCGGGAGTTTGTAAAGATTCTTGATCGCTGCGAAGGCACAAAG GCAATCATTTGGGATGAGTCATTGGGTGGGCCGGTGGGGCTTGTGGCACGATACACGTTCCTCAAGGAGCACCACGTTACCAAGATGTATCCGCTCCGGTCGGAAGCGTGGACGGACATCGATGTGAAGAACATTATCTTCATAACACGCCCCCATCAAACGCTGATGGATTACATTGCCAACAACATTCACGAGGAGGAGCGGAAacgaaaag TTTCTCGCAAAGAGTATTTCCTGTACTTTCTGCCGAAAAAATCCTTCCTGTGTGAAAAGCGGCTGCAAATCAAGGGCGTACACGGCAGTCTGTCATACATTGGCGAGTTTCGCTGCGAGTTTTTCCCTTTCGACAACGATCTGCTTTCGATGGAGCTGAAAGATGCCTACAAAGAGATCTACCTCGAGGGTGACACGAGCAGTCTGCACCAGTCGGCGTGTGCGCTTGTCGCGCTGCAGAAATTGTATGGCCGCATTCCGAAGGTGTACGGCATCGGCGGCTACGCGCAGCGCGTCTGGGAGATGACGAAAGCGCTGACCGAGGAGGACGGGCATGTGATGAACAGCGAGAAGGGTGTCATCGACCAGATGATCATACTCGATCGGTCGACCGACCTGATGAGCGTGCTCGCCACGCAGCTCACCTACGAAGGGCTGATCGATGAGATATTCGGCATCAACAATACGACCGTCAATCTGCCGGCGGAAAAATTCAACACAGGCGAGGGTCTATCTACGGACCGCAACACGGAGAAAAGCCAATTCATACTGAACTCGAAGGAGCAGCTGTACGCGGAGCTGCGGGACAAGAACTTCAATGCGGTGGGGGCGGTCCTCTCCCGCATGGCCAAATCGATACGATCGCGGGCGAACGAGAACCATGGCGAAAAATCGATCCAGGAGCTGAAAAAGTTCGTCGAAAGTTTGCCACACATCAAATCGAACGAGCAGTCGCTGGCCACACACACCACGATCGCCGAGCTGGTGCAGGACGTGATCTCGTCGCACGCCTTTCTGGATGTGCTGGGCTGCGAGCAGGAGTTTCTGCTCTGCTCGGACGTGGACAAACCGAACAGCTTCATCGAGGATATGATCGCGAAGGAGGCACCGCTGCGCAGTGTTCTGCGCCTGATCTGCATGCAATCGATCGCTGGGACGGGGCTCAAGCCGAAGGTGCTGGACTACTACAAGCGCGAGCTGGTGCAGGTGTACGGTTTGAAAACGCTGCTCACGCTGGGTAATCTCGAAAAGGCAGGACTGCTGCGTCAGCAGACCGGCTCGCGCACCTATCACGTGCTGCGCAAAACGCTCAACCTGACCGCCGAAACGCCGGAAGAAGTTTCACCAAAGGACATCACGTACGTGCACAGCATCTACGCACCGCTGTCCGTGCGCATCATCGAGCAGCACTTGAAACCGAACGGATGGCAACTGCTTACCGAAAAGCTGTCCTCGCTGCCGGGCCCAACGTTTGAGGATTTTCAGGCATCGCCCAGCTTGAGCAGCCGGCGTGGTTCGTTCACCAGCGAACTGTCCCAGTCCGACATTCCGCGCGTGATTGTGGTGTTTTTCGTCGGAGGGTGTACCTTTGCGGAAATATCAGCGCTTCGCTTTCTGGCGCAACAGGACGATAACAACGTCGAGTTTCTCATCTGCACGACAAAGTTGATCAACAAGAACACGTTCCTTGATTCGTTTATAGAAAATTGA